The genomic segment AAAGGTACTTAATTTAAAAGAGTGCTTAGAGTATTACTTAGCACACCAAAAGGTAGTTATTAAACGTCGTACAGCTTTTGAATTGCGAAAAGCAGAGGCTCGTGCTCATATTTTAGAAGGTTTAAGAGTAGCCCTTGATCATTTGGATGCGGTTATTGCTTTAATTAGAGCATCACAAACAACTGATATTGCAAGAAATGGCTTAATGGAACAGTTTTCACTTAGTTACGAGCAGGCCCAAGCTATTCTAGATATGCGTTTGCAGCGTTTAACTGGATTAGAGAGAGACAAGATAGAAAATGAGTATGCAGAGCTTGTGAAGCGTATTGCAGAACTAAAAGCTATCTTGGCTGACGAAGAACTAGTATTAGAAATTATACGTGAAGAGTTATTAGAGGTTAAAGAAAGATTTAATGATGAGAGAAAAACAATCATCTCCATTGACGAAGACAGCTTCGAGGATGAGGATTTAATTCCTAGAACAAATATTGTTATTACTCTAACTCATAACGGTTATATCAAACGTCTACCAATTACAACCTACCGTAGTCAAAAACGTGGTGGCCGAGGTATTCAGGGAATGGGAACCAACGATGATGATTTTGTGGAACAACTTTTTACCACTTGCACCCATCACACGATCCTATTCTTTACGAATAAAGGTAAGGTATACCGCCTAAAAGGCTATGAGATCCCTGAGCTAGGCAGAACAGCTAAAGGGATACCAATTATCAATCTATTACAGATTGAACCTGGTGAGTTTATTAGTACAATCATTCCAATTGAGGAATTCAATGATAATTACTTAATTTTTATGACCAAACATGGGATTACCAAGCGTACAGAGTTAAGCTCATTTGCCAATATCCGTAAAGGTGGCCTATTTGCTATTAACTTACGAGATGATGATGAACTCCATGGTGTTCGTCTGACAGATGGAAATCAAGAAATAATTGTTGGAACAAAAAAAGGTATGGCAATCCGCTTCCATGAAAATGATGTTCGTTTAATGGGAAGAACTGCGGGCGGTGTAAGAGGTATCTTTTTATCCGATGAGGACCAAGTTGTGGGTATGGATATTATTAAGGAAGGCTGCGATGTCCTTACTGTAACTGAAAAAGGTTACGGAAAGAAAACTCCTATTGAAGAATATCGTATCCAAAACCGAGGTGGTAAAGGAATTCGAACATGTAATATTACTGATAAAAACGGTAGTGCTATATCGTTACGTGTAGTATCAGATGACGATGATCTTATGATTATTACTGTTAGTGGCGTCATTATCAGACTTCATGTTCGAGGTATTTCAACAACAGGTAGAAGTACACAAGGGGTCCGTTTGATTAGAATTGGCGAGGGTGAAGGTGTAGCAACTGTAGCCAAAGTTGATGCTAGTGAAGATGATGCTGAATTAGAACAAATTGAAGAATTAGAAACTATCGATAGTCAAGAAGCAATTGAAGAGTTAGAAACTATTGATAATTCACAAGTAATTGAAGAAATAAACATTGAAGAAGATAGTGAAGAGTAACTATTTAAAAGACTTACCACAATATTTTGTTGGTAAGTCTTTTTTTGCATAAATAACTACTTTGATTATGATATAATGGAATATAAACAAAGTTTTGGTTTTGGGGGAAAATATTAATGAGGGTCAAACCAAATCAACTAGAGAATGGCTGTATACTATCAAGTGATGTATTTTGTAATTCCAACCAAACATTAATGCGTAAAAAAACAATACTAACAGAAGAATACATAAATGTATTACAAGTGTTTTTGATAGATGCTGTTGATGTAGAGGTCATGCTTGCTAATGGGATGCCATTTAAACCTAAAGAAGTAATTGAAATGGAAGATGACGTAGTTAGTAAAGACGATAAAGATAATACTTCATTTATGGACCTATATATTAAAGCTGTCCAAACATACAAGAAACTATTTCAGAGTTGGCAAGCTGGTTCAAAAGTTGATATTATGACAATTCGTAAGACACTTCTCCCGTTGTTAGAAAAGTTAAATGACAATCCTGACGAACTTATTCAAATTCACCACTATGCAACTAAGAACGATTATATATTTCATCATTCCGT from the Anaerobacillus alkaliphilus genome contains:
- the gyrA gene encoding DNA gyrase subunit A — encoded protein: MSEQSRVKEINISQEMKTSFMDYAMSVIVSRALPDVRDGLKPVHRRILFAMNELGMTSDKAYKKSARIVGEVIGKYHPHGDSAVYETMVRMAQDFSYRYMLVDGHGNFGSVDGDAAAAMRYTEARMSKISMELVRDINKDTIDFQDNYDGSEREPKVLPARFPNLLVNGSSGIAVGMATNIPPHQLGEVIDGVLAVSRNPEITLPELMEVIPGPDFPTGAEIVGISGIRRAYQTGRGSIVLRAKAHIEEMNGGKQRIIVSEIPYQVNKAKLIEKIAELVREKRIDGITDLRDESDRNGMRIVVELRRDVNANVLLNNLYKQTAMQTSFGINLLALVDGQPKVLNLKECLEYYLAHQKVVIKRRTAFELRKAEARAHILEGLRVALDHLDAVIALIRASQTTDIARNGLMEQFSLSYEQAQAILDMRLQRLTGLERDKIENEYAELVKRIAELKAILADEELVLEIIREELLEVKERFNDERKTIISIDEDSFEDEDLIPRTNIVITLTHNGYIKRLPITTYRSQKRGGRGIQGMGTNDDDFVEQLFTTCTHHTILFFTNKGKVYRLKGYEIPELGRTAKGIPIINLLQIEPGEFISTIIPIEEFNDNYLIFMTKHGITKRTELSSFANIRKGGLFAINLRDDDELHGVRLTDGNQEIIVGTKKGMAIRFHENDVRLMGRTAGGVRGIFLSDEDQVVGMDIIKEGCDVLTVTEKGYGKKTPIEEYRIQNRGGKGIRTCNITDKNGSAISLRVVSDDDDLMIITVSGVIIRLHVRGISTTGRSTQGVRLIRIGEGEGVATVAKVDASEDDAELEQIEELETIDSQEAIEELETIDNSQVIEEINIEEDSEE